A genome region from Bacteroides stercoris ATCC 43183 includes the following:
- a CDS encoding family 20 glycosylhydrolase, with product MKIFKLPLAGLLFCTAPLLAGCGTSDKPEAPVSLTWEMGTGNAEPGYYENSFVLKNISGAPLPRNWTIYYSQLPRNVKQIGNPAVKVEPVNGNFFKMYPTESFTPLAPGDSMRITFLCSYKIDRNSHAPEGTYWVATADGKESSPLPVTLNTLALPSPESLPGYPDATKIYESNLRLENVSALKQWDILPSVKKATPAEGAVVLDGKVALAYPDAYAVEARLLKEKLSALYDLEVVDKAPVTIALETLTDKAKAVNDEYYDLVIDCDRVKISAATPHGVFNGTQTLLAMLKGKEAPYRLDAMSVEDYPDLLYRGQMIDIARNFTTVDNLKKLVDVFASYKMNVLHFHFSDDEAWRLEIPGLEELTAVGSRRGHTTDESRCLYPCYDGGYDPDAATVGNGYYSREDFIGLLRYAAERHIRVIPEIESPGHARAAIVSMKARYNKYKDTDVEKAAEYLLSEPEDTSRYASVQYYTDNVINVAMPSTYRFMEKVIQELAAMYREAGVPLATVHLGGDEVARGVWLGSPKCQALMKDKGMTKPHDLAEHFITQMADIMQRNGLKFSGWQEVALGHTEEAHRQLRTQAAGVYCWNTVPGYDEVVYQIANNGYPVILCNVGNFYMDMAYNGHPDERGLDWGGYVDESVSFSMLPFSIYRSLRTDGAGNPVDLDAAEKGKTVLTAEGRKNILGVQGQLFAETIRSFNGVEYLLFPKIMGLAERGWNAYPAWEELRGAQEQQAFNKALALYYEKISDMEMPYWARNGINFRLPHPGLLVKDGKLYANVAIRGAEIRYTTDGSEPDAQSALWEAPVPCHAPVVKAKTFCQGKESLPITLKTE from the coding sequence ATGAAGATTTTTAAACTTCCTCTTGCAGGATTATTGTTTTGCACCGCGCCGTTGCTGGCAGGATGCGGAACGAGTGACAAACCCGAAGCTCCGGTTTCCCTGACCTGGGAAATGGGTACGGGTAATGCGGAACCCGGATACTATGAGAACTCCTTTGTTCTTAAAAACATCTCCGGCGCTCCTCTTCCCCGAAATTGGACAATCTATTATTCGCAACTTCCCCGCAATGTGAAGCAGATAGGGAATCCTGCCGTTAAGGTGGAACCGGTGAACGGAAACTTCTTTAAGATGTATCCGACGGAAAGCTTTACTCCGTTGGCTCCTGGTGATTCCATGCGTATCACTTTTCTGTGCTCTTACAAGATAGACCGGAATTCGCACGCGCCCGAAGGCACTTATTGGGTGGCTACGGCAGACGGTAAGGAAAGCAGTCCGCTTCCCGTAACGCTGAATACGCTTGCGTTACCCTCGCCGGAGTCACTGCCCGGCTATCCGGATGCAACTAAAATATACGAATCGAATCTTCGTTTGGAGAACGTATCGGCTTTGAAACAGTGGGATATATTGCCGTCGGTAAAGAAAGCGACGCCTGCCGAAGGCGCTGTTGTGCTGGATGGCAAGGTGGCTTTGGCGTATCCGGACGCGTATGCCGTTGAGGCAAGGTTGCTGAAAGAGAAGTTATCTGCTCTGTACGACTTGGAAGTAGTGGATAAAGCTCCCGTTACGATTGCTTTGGAAACCTTGACTGACAAGGCGAAAGCTGTGAACGATGAATACTATGATTTGGTTATAGACTGCGACCGGGTAAAGATTAGCGCCGCCACTCCGCACGGAGTTTTCAACGGTACGCAAACTTTGCTGGCGATGCTGAAAGGTAAAGAAGCGCCGTACCGGCTGGACGCTATGTCTGTGGAAGATTATCCCGACCTTCTGTATCGCGGGCAGATGATAGACATTGCCCGCAACTTCACTACCGTAGACAATTTGAAAAAGCTGGTGGACGTTTTCGCTTCTTACAAAATGAATGTGCTCCATTTCCATTTTTCGGATGATGAGGCATGGCGTCTGGAAATTCCGGGATTGGAAGAGCTGACCGCCGTGGGCAGCCGCCGCGGACATACCACCGACGAGAGCCGTTGTCTCTATCCGTGCTATGACGGCGGTTACGACCCGGATGCCGCAACCGTAGGCAACGGATATTACTCCCGTGAGGATTTTATCGGTCTGTTGCGCTATGCTGCCGAAAGACATATCCGCGTCATACCGGAAATAGAATCTCCCGGACATGCCCGTGCGGCTATCGTCTCCATGAAAGCGCGTTATAATAAGTATAAGGACACGGATGTGGAAAAGGCCGCCGAATATCTGCTGAGTGAGCCGGAAGATACTTCCCGCTACGCATCCGTGCAGTATTATACGGACAATGTGATAAATGTGGCCATGCCCTCTACTTATCGCTTTATGGAGAAAGTGATTCAGGAACTTGCGGCTATGTACAGGGAAGCCGGCGTACCGCTGGCTACGGTGCATCTTGGCGGCGATGAAGTGGCGCGTGGCGTATGGCTGGGTTCCCCAAAATGTCAGGCGTTGATGAAAGATAAAGGAATGACGAAACCGCATGACTTGGCAGAGCATTTCATCACGCAGATGGCAGACATTATGCAAAGGAACGGGCTGAAATTCAGCGGTTGGCAGGAAGTTGCTTTGGGGCATACCGAAGAGGCGCACCGGCAATTGCGGACTCAGGCGGCGGGCGTGTACTGCTGGAATACGGTTCCGGGATACGATGAGGTGGTGTATCAGATTGCCAATAACGGCTACCCGGTGATTCTCTGTAATGTGGGCAATTTCTATATGGATATGGCGTACAACGGGCATCCCGACGAGCGCGGGCTTGATTGGGGCGGTTATGTGGATGAGTCAGTCTCTTTCTCCATGCTTCCTTTCAGCATCTATCGTTCGTTGCGTACGGACGGTGCAGGCAATCCCGTCGATTTGGATGCAGCGGAAAAGGGAAAAACAGTTCTGACGGCAGAGGGGCGAAAGAATATCCTGGGTGTGCAAGGTCAGTTGTTTGCCGAAACAATCCGTAGCTTTAACGGTGTGGAATACCTTCTTTTCCCGAAAATCATGGGACTGGCAGAGCGTGGCTGGAATGCTTATCCGGCATGGGAAGAACTGCGGGGTGCACAGGAACAGCAAGCCTTCAACAAAGCATTGGCGTTGTATTATGAAAAAATCAGCGATATGGAAATGCCTTATTGGGCAAGGAACGGTATCAATTTCCGCCTGCCTCATCCGGGATTGTTGGTGAAGGACGGTAAGCTTTATGCCAACGTTGCCATTCGAGGTGCTGAAATACGTTACACAACGGATGGTTCGGAACCGGATGCCCAATCCGCTTTGTGGGAAGCGCCCGTGCCGTGCCATGCTCCGGTAGTGAAGGCAAAGACCTTCTGTCAGGGTAAGGAAAGCCTGCCGATAACATTGAAAACTGAATAA
- a CDS encoding O-acetylhomoserine aminocarboxypropyltransferase/cysteine synthase family protein produces MAKQFKPETLCVQAGWTPKKGEPRVLPIYQSTTFKYDTSEQMARLFDLEDSGYFYTRLQNPTNDAVAAKIAALEGGVAAMLTSSGQAANFYAIFNICQAGDHFVCSSTIYGGTFNLFGVTMKKLGVDVTFVNPDAPEEEISAAFRPNTKALFGETISNPTLEVLDIEKFARIAHKHGVPLIVDNTFPTPINCRPFEWGADIVVHSTTKYMDGHATSVGGAVVDSGNFDWEAHADKFPGLCTPDESYHGLTYTKAFGKLAYITKATAQLMRDLGSIQSPQNAFLLNLGLETLHLRMPQHCGNAQKVAEYLSKNDKVAWVNYCGLPDNKYYALAQKYMPNGSCGVISFGLKGGREVSIKFMDSLKLAAIVTHVADARTCVLHPASHTHRQLSDEQLLEAGIRPDLIRFSVGIENADDIIADIEQALNA; encoded by the coding sequence ATGGCAAAGCAATTCAAGCCGGAGACACTGTGCGTACAGGCAGGGTGGACTCCTAAAAAGGGAGAACCCCGCGTACTCCCCATTTATCAAAGTACAACTTTCAAATACGATACCAGCGAGCAAATGGCGCGTCTGTTCGACCTCGAAGACAGCGGTTACTTCTACACCCGTCTGCAAAATCCTACGAACGATGCCGTTGCAGCCAAGATAGCCGCCCTCGAAGGCGGTGTAGCCGCCATGCTGACATCGAGCGGACAGGCAGCGAATTTTTATGCTATCTTCAACATCTGCCAGGCAGGCGACCACTTCGTATGCTCATCCACTATCTATGGCGGAACGTTCAACCTGTTTGGCGTGACAATGAAAAAGCTGGGTGTCGATGTAACGTTTGTCAACCCCGATGCGCCCGAAGAGGAAATCTCTGCCGCTTTCCGTCCGAACACCAAAGCCCTGTTCGGCGAAACAATCTCCAACCCTACGCTGGAAGTTCTCGACATCGAAAAGTTTGCCCGTATCGCCCACAAGCACGGCGTACCTTTGATTGTAGACAATACTTTCCCCACTCCTATCAACTGCCGCCCGTTTGAATGGGGAGCCGATATAGTAGTCCACTCCACTACCAAATACATGGACGGACACGCCACCAGCGTAGGCGGAGCAGTTGTAGACAGCGGCAATTTCGACTGGGAAGCACATGCCGACAAATTCCCCGGTCTCTGCACACCGGACGAATCGTATCACGGGCTGACTTATACAAAAGCTTTCGGCAAACTGGCTTACATCACTAAAGCAACGGCGCAACTGATGCGCGACCTCGGCAGCATCCAGTCTCCGCAGAATGCGTTCTTGCTGAACCTCGGTCTGGAAACTCTGCACCTGCGCATGCCGCAACACTGCGGCAATGCCCAAAAAGTAGCCGAATACCTTTCCAAAAACGACAAAGTGGCATGGGTGAACTATTGCGGCCTGCCCGACAACAAGTATTACGCATTGGCACAGAAGTACATGCCCAACGGCTCCTGCGGCGTTATCTCTTTCGGACTGAAAGGCGGCCGCGAGGTGTCTATCAAATTTATGGACTCGTTGAAGCTGGCAGCTATCGTAACTCACGTTGCCGATGCACGTACCTGCGTGCTCCATCCTGCCAGCCATACGCACCGCCAGCTCTCTGACGAGCAACTGTTGGAAGCCGGTATCCGCCCCGACCTCATCCGTTTCTCGGTGGGTATTGAAAATGCGGATGATATCATCGCAGATATAGAACAGGCGCTGAACGCGTAA
- a CDS encoding N-acetylmuramoyl-L-alanine amidase, with amino-acid sequence MTNNGNMKRIFCLLAVLFCTFLLLDVSAQGEYATPKSGEGISSFLERNKRPGKAYYNEFMKLNEKRLRGKEELRLGVKYVLPPLKKGTSASVSPKAVAGKKRVVRERLFGKKLADVPVTSNRLQGACFYVVSGHGGPDPGAIGKIGKVELHEDEYAYDVALRLARNLMQEGAEVHIIIQDAKDGIRDSRYLSNSKRETCMGDAIPLNQVARLQQRCTKINELYRKDRRKYKYCRAIFLHVDSRSRSAQTDVFFYHAPKSVSGKKLAVTMKETFESKYDKHQPNRGFEGTVSSRNLYVLLQAAPVSVFVELGNIQNTFDQRRFVISSNRQALAKWMTEGFIADYKQMK; translated from the coding sequence ATGACGAATAACGGGAATATGAAACGTATATTTTGCTTGCTTGCTGTTCTCTTCTGTACTTTTCTTCTTTTGGATGTCTCTGCTCAGGGAGAATATGCCACACCCAAATCGGGCGAGGGTATTTCGTCTTTTCTGGAACGGAACAAACGTCCGGGAAAAGCCTACTATAATGAGTTTATGAAGCTGAACGAAAAACGTCTGCGTGGAAAAGAGGAACTGCGATTGGGTGTGAAATATGTGTTGCCGCCCTTGAAGAAAGGGACTTCTGCCTCCGTTTCGCCCAAAGCTGTTGCCGGTAAAAAGAGAGTGGTTCGCGAACGGCTGTTCGGGAAGAAGCTGGCCGATGTGCCAGTGACGTCCAACCGCTTGCAGGGTGCTTGCTTCTATGTGGTCAGCGGGCATGGCGGTCCCGATCCCGGAGCTATCGGAAAAATAGGAAAGGTGGAATTGCACGAGGATGAATATGCCTATGATGTTGCCTTGCGCCTTGCCCGTAACCTGATGCAGGAAGGGGCGGAAGTGCATATCATCATTCAGGATGCCAAAGACGGAATCCGCGACAGCCGCTACCTTTCCAACAGTAAGCGGGAAACGTGCATGGGCGATGCCATTCCGCTGAATCAGGTAGCCCGCCTGCAACAGCGTTGCACCAAAATCAATGAACTCTACCGGAAAGACCGTAGGAAGTATAAGTATTGCCGGGCTATATTCTTGCATGTGGACAGCCGCAGCAGGAGTGCGCAGACGGACGTATTCTTTTACCATGCTCCGAAAAGCGTGTCGGGAAAGAAACTGGCGGTTACCATGAAAGAAACTTTCGAATCGAAATATGACAAACATCAGCCCAATCGCGGATTTGAAGGGACTGTCAGTTCGCGTAACCTCTACGTGTTGCTGCAAGCCGCTCCGGTTTCGGTCTTCGTTGAACTGGGCAATATCCAGAATACGTTCGACCAGCGCCGTTTCGTTATCAGTTCCAACCGCCAGGCTCTGGCAAAGTGGATGACGGAAGGATTCATTGCGGACTATAAGCAGATGAAGTAG